In Thalassophryne amazonica chromosome 14, fThaAma1.1, whole genome shotgun sequence, one DNA window encodes the following:
- the cnga4 gene encoding cyclic nucleotide-gated cation channel alpha-4, which translates to MILPIFYNWVIIILRMCFTAIALNYLAVWLTMDYLSDLMYVADMIIKVHTGYLDQGILIKDLTQLKKRYLHSKCFLKDLASVLPTDFFYFAFGIQAPLVRINRLLRTARLNEALDRMETRTSYPNTFRISKLMIYIFVLIHWNACLYFALSNYIGFGSDLWVYPNITNPVFASMRRQYFYCFWFSALIFTTVGDTPLPNQKEEYLFMIADLLIAVLVFASIVGNVGNVITTLRNRDNVFFPNHDLVKAYLRSHYISKELRQRIDNWYQHLYINKKIMRENEILQQLPVHLQTDIAVSVHLPTLSKVTIFQNCETSLLEELVLKLTPQVFSPGEYVCRKGDVGHEMYIIKEGKLAVVADDGITEFAVLTEGNFFGEISILNIKGNKSGNRRTANIRSIGFSDLFSLSKEDLTEVLSEFPAAKRLLEEKGRQILTKMGMLEDTEDGAEEEAEKVEVKLKRLEISLEVLQTKLARLMVELESSNRKMQVRVKQLEHHVTTLEAPPPEGERDRGWGRGVGVGGEVEGEREEAEGEEEKGGSKTKVKEQYEDGGEVTKEGDGENTKRTEGEVDSMVEEGKRQNRERGDNRPGKGTEPRPNRKTRRKGP; encoded by the exons ATGATCTTGCCCATTTTCTACAACTGGGTGATTATCATCTTGAG GATGTGTTTCACTGCCATCGCCTTGAACTACCTGGCAGTGTGGCTTACGATGGACTACCTGTCAGACCTCATGTATGTGGCCGACATGATCATCAAGGTTCACACGG GCTACTTGGATCAGGGGATCCTGATCAAGGACCTCACTCAGCTGAAGAAGCGCTACCTGCACTCCAAATGTTTCTTAAAGGACCTTGCTTCCGTGTTACCCACGGACTTTTTCTACTTTGCCTTTGGCATCCAAGCTCCACTGGTGAGGATCAACCGCCTTCTCCGTACAGCACGCCTTAATGAAGCCCTGGATCGGATGGAGACTCGAACCTCATACCCCAACACTTTTCGCATCTCCAAGCTGATGATCTACATCTTTGTGCTGATCCATTGGAATGCCTGTCTCTACTTCGCACTGTCCAACTACATTGGTTTTGGAAGTGATCTTTGGGTTTACCCCAACATCACCAATCCAGTGTTTGCCTCCATGCGTCGTCAGTACTTCTATTGCTTCTGGTTCTCTGCCCTGATTTTCACTACTGTAGGAGACACACCATTACCAAATCAAAAAGAAGAGTACTTGTTTATGATTGCAGACCTGCTAATTGCTGTGCTGGTGTTTGCATCGATTGTTGGCAACGTTGGTAATGTCATAACAACCTTAAGGAATCGTGATAATGTCTTCTTCCCTAACCATGATCTG GTAAAGGCCTACCTGCGTAGCCATTACATTAGCAAGGAGCTTCGACAGCGTATCGACAACTGGTACCAACATCTTTACATCAACAAGAAGATCATGCGAGAGAACGAAATCCTGCAGCAGCTGCCTGTCCACCTGCAGACAGACATCGCCGTCAGCGTCCACCTTCCCACACTCTCCAAAGTCACTATCTTCCAGAACTGTGAGACCAGCCTGCTGGAGGAGCTAGTGCTAAAGCTAACGCCTCAG GTATTCAGTCCCGGCGAATACGTCTGCAGGAAGGGTGACGTGGGTCATGAGATGTATATCATCAAAGAGGGGAAGCTGGCGGTGGTTGCAGACGACGGGATCACAGAGTTCGCTGTGCTGACTGAGGGCAACTTCTTCGGAGAAATCAGCATCCTCAACATCAAAG GGAATAAGTCGGGTAACCGTCGCACTGCCAACATCCGAAGCATTGGCTTCTCTGACCTTTTCAGCTTGTCCAAAGAAGACCTGACAGAAGTGCTGTCCGAGTTCCCGGCAGCCAAACGGCTCTTGGAGGAGAAAGGCCGACAGATCCTCACCAAGATGGGAATGCTGGAGGACACCGAGGACGGAGCGGAGGAGGAGGCGGAGAAAGTGGAAGTCAAGCTGAAAAGGCTGGAAATCAGCCTGGAGGTCCTGCAGACGAAACTAGCTCGACTCATGGTGGAGTTAGAGTCCAGCAACCGCAAGATGCAGGTGAGAGTGAAGCAGCTGGAGCACCACGTGACTACGCTTGAGGCTCCGCCCCCAGAGGGTGAAAGAGACAGAGGATGGGGGAGAGGTGTAGGGGTCGGGGGCGAGGTAGAGGGGGAGCGAGAAGAAGCTGAGGGTGAGGAAGAGAAGGggggttcaaagacaaaagtcaaAGAACAGTACGAGGATGGTGGTGAGGTGACCAAAGAGGGGGATGGAGAGAACACCAAGAGGACGGAGGGAGAGGTGGACAGCATGGTGGAGGAAGGTAAGAGACAAAACCGAGAGAGAGGTGACAACAGACCAGGAAAGGGGACGGAGCCGAGACCCAACAGGAAGACAAGAAGAAAAGGACCGTGA